A genomic window from Micromonospora violae includes:
- a CDS encoding Crp/Fnr family transcriptional regulator, which produces MDVRLPEPGDALTGVEMFAGLEPEVRQRVIAAAVPRTYRKGQLLFVENDPGESLIVLRRGAVAVFRTAPTGERAVLSVIRPPDVLGEVSLLDASTRSASAEAIEDCAALALSRGAFMELVHSNPRILDAVMRSLGGLIRRLTEQNADHVFLDLPGRVAKTLVRLAGESQAPMITIELNQSQLAEMAGGSRQSVNQAIGSFASRGWLRTEGRRIVVTDVAALRRRAGMNDR; this is translated from the coding sequence GTGGATGTTCGCCTGCCAGAGCCGGGTGACGCGCTCACGGGTGTCGAGATGTTCGCCGGGTTGGAACCCGAGGTGCGGCAGCGTGTCATCGCTGCCGCCGTTCCGCGTACCTACCGCAAGGGGCAGTTGCTCTTCGTGGAGAACGACCCCGGCGAGTCGCTGATCGTGCTGCGCCGTGGCGCGGTGGCCGTGTTTCGCACCGCACCCACCGGCGAGCGGGCCGTGCTGTCGGTTATCCGTCCACCGGACGTGCTCGGTGAGGTCTCCCTGCTCGACGCGTCCACCCGGTCCGCCTCGGCGGAGGCCATCGAGGACTGCGCGGCGCTCGCGCTCTCGCGGGGAGCGTTCATGGAGTTGGTGCACTCCAACCCGCGCATCCTGGACGCGGTGATGCGCTCGCTGGGCGGTCTGATCCGCCGGCTCACCGAGCAGAACGCCGACCACGTCTTCCTCGACCTGCCCGGTCGGGTGGCCAAGACGCTGGTCCGGTTGGCCGGCGAGAGCCAGGCGCCGATGATCACGATCGAGCTCAATCAGAGCCAACTGGCCGAGATGGCCGGTGGTTCCCGGCAGAGCGTCAACCAGGCGATCGGCTCGTTCGCGAGCCGTGGCTGGCTGCGGACCGAGGGCCGCCGGATCGTGGTGACGGATGTGGCCGCGCTACGCCGCCGCGCCGGCATGAACGACCGCTGA